The genomic stretch CACTAAATCTCAAACTCCATGTTTTGTATTTGGAAGTTTGAATTTGGAATTTATTTGTGATTTGTATTTTGTTATTTGGAATTTGTTCTCATTTTGTTTTTACCTTTGATTCATGAAACACCTCGTTGCTCCTTCCATTCTTTCAGCCGATTTTGCAAATCTCCAGCGTGATGTAGAGATGCTCAATAAATCAGAAGCAGATTGGTTTCATCTGGATGTAATGGACGGAGTTTTTGTTCCGAATATTTCTTTCGGGTTTCCTGTCATCAAAGCGATCAAAAAACACGCGAAGAAACCGCTGGATGTTCATTTGATGATTATGAATCCTGATAATTATCTGCAGATGTTTAAGGATGCTGGCGCGGATAATCTTTCGGTTCACTATGAAGCATGCACGCATCTTCATAGAACCGTTCACGCAATAAGAGATTTAGGAATGAAAGCAGGAGTGGCAATAAATCCCCACACGCCCGTAAATGTTTTGCAGGATATAATTTCTGAAATTGATTTGGTGTGCATGATGAGTGTAAACCCCGGATTTGGCGGACAAAAATTTATAGAAGCAACTTTT from Bacteroidota bacterium encodes the following:
- a CDS encoding ribulose-phosphate 3-epimerase; this translates as MKHLVAPSILSADFANLQRDVEMLNKSEADWFHLDVMDGVFVPNISFGFPVIKAIKKHAKKPLDVHLMIMNPDNYLQMFKDAGADNLSVHYEACTHLHRTVHAIRDLGMKAGVAINPHTPVNVLQDIISEIDLVCMMSVNPGFGGQKFIEATFQKVKYLKQLIKTKKSKALIEVDGGVDLKNAPQLIKDSADVLVAGNTVFGSKNPLDTISQLKNVK